In the genome of Nitrospira japonica, one region contains:
- the kdpA gene encoding potassium-transporting ATPase subunit KdpA: protein MTLNAFVQTLVLLIVLLGLVKPLGWYMARVYQVKPCGLDRLLGPAERALYRLCGIRHAEEMDWKTYGIAMLLFNAAGVLFLYGLQRLQHVLPLNPAGLGAVSPELAFNTAASFVTNTNWQAYGGETTLSYLTQMLGPTAQNFLSAATGMAVLVALIRGLTGRSSSTIGNFWVDVTRGTLYILLPLALVLSLLLVSQGVVQTFHAYQPVALVQPIDYDKPVMDSSVRPVLDESGKSKTEAATATEQILAVGPAASQIAIKQLGTNGGGFFNVNSAHPFENPTPWSNGLELLAILLIPAALCYTFGVMAGDSRQGWAMLAAMTILLCCFIPLGLWAEQRGHPLLASAGVDQQVSDGQSGGNMEGKELRFGIAGSVLWSTATTAASNGSVNSMLDSYTPLGGFGPLLLMQFGEVVFGGVGSGLYGMIVLAVVSVFVAGLMVGRTPEYLGKKIEPYEMKMASMLILIMPLIVLGCTAVAVSTTAGTSSILNPGIHGFSEILYAFASQGNNNGSAFAGLNANTPFYNLAGGFAMLVSRFWLAIPTLALAGALAGKKPIPAGPGTLPTHTPLFVLLLICVVIMIGALTFLPALALGPLVEDLVMHGR from the coding sequence ATGACGCTCAATGCGTTCGTCCAAACCCTGGTCCTTCTCATCGTGCTGCTGGGGCTGGTCAAACCGCTGGGCTGGTACATGGCGCGAGTGTATCAGGTGAAGCCTTGCGGTCTGGACCGGCTGCTTGGCCCCGCTGAACGGGCCTTATATCGGCTATGCGGCATTCGTCACGCCGAGGAAATGGATTGGAAGACCTACGGCATCGCCATGTTGCTCTTCAATGCCGCCGGTGTCCTGTTTCTGTACGGACTACAACGGCTGCAGCACGTCTTGCCGCTGAACCCGGCCGGCCTCGGAGCCGTCTCTCCGGAGTTGGCTTTCAACACGGCGGCCAGTTTTGTCACCAACACCAACTGGCAGGCCTACGGGGGAGAGACGACATTGAGCTATCTGACACAGATGCTGGGGCCGACGGCTCAAAACTTCCTGTCCGCGGCGACCGGTATGGCCGTTCTGGTGGCCCTGATCCGTGGGTTGACCGGCCGCAGTTCCTCGACGATCGGCAACTTTTGGGTCGATGTGACTCGAGGCACGCTGTACATTCTTCTTCCCCTCGCACTCGTGTTGTCCCTGCTTCTGGTCTCGCAGGGCGTGGTCCAAACGTTCCATGCCTACCAGCCTGTGGCGCTGGTACAGCCGATTGACTATGACAAACCGGTCATGGATTCCAGCGTCCGGCCGGTGCTCGATGAAAGTGGGAAATCCAAGACGGAAGCTGCGACGGCAACCGAGCAAATTCTTGCTGTGGGTCCTGCGGCTTCACAAATCGCCATCAAGCAACTCGGCACGAACGGCGGCGGGTTCTTCAACGTCAATAGCGCGCATCCGTTTGAAAATCCCACGCCCTGGTCCAACGGCTTGGAGCTCTTGGCGATACTCCTCATCCCCGCCGCCCTCTGTTACACCTTCGGCGTCATGGCCGGAGACAGCCGTCAGGGATGGGCCATGCTCGCCGCCATGACGATTCTCCTGTGCTGTTTCATCCCACTCGGCCTGTGGGCCGAACAGAGAGGCCATCCCCTGCTGGCAAGCGCGGGCGTGGATCAGCAGGTATCCGATGGTCAATCCGGCGGCAACATGGAGGGCAAGGAACTGCGGTTCGGCATCGCCGGTTCGGTTTTGTGGTCGACGGCCACCACTGCCGCCTCAAACGGATCGGTGAACTCGATGTTGGATTCCTATACGCCGCTGGGCGGCTTCGGCCCGCTGCTCCTCATGCAGTTCGGTGAAGTGGTCTTCGGCGGGGTGGGATCCGGGTTGTACGGCATGATCGTGTTGGCCGTCGTCTCGGTGTTCGTCGCCGGCCTGATGGTGGGGCGGACGCCGGAGTATCTCGGCAAGAAAATCGAGCCCTACGAAATGAAAATGGCGTCGATGCTGATCTTGATCATGCCGTTGATCGTGCTGGGATGTACGGCGGTCGCAGTCAGCACCACGGCCGGGACGTCTTCGATATTGAATCCCGGTATTCACGGATTCAGTGAAATCCTGTATGCGTTTGCGTCTCAGGGCAATAACAACGGGAGTGCATTCGCCGGTCTGAACGCCAATACACCGTTCTATAACCTCGCCGGCGGCTTCGCGATGCTTGTCTCGCGGTTCTGGCTTGCGATCCCGACGCTCGCGCTGGCCGGCGCCCTGGCCGGGAAGAAACCGATACCGGCCGGCCCCGGCACCTTGCCCACTCACACGCCTCTATTTGTTCTCCTGTTGATCTGTGTGGTCATCATGATCGGGGCGTTGACGTTTCTTCCGGCTCTGGCCTTGGGCCCTCTGGTCGAAGATTTGGTAATGCACGGTCGATAA
- the kdpF gene encoding K(+)-transporting ATPase subunit F, producing the protein MALMYWIGAILSTAALIYLLVALLKPEKF; encoded by the coding sequence ATGGCCCTGATGTACTGGATCGGCGCCATCCTTTCCACGGCCGCGCTCATCTACCTCCTGGTTGCGTTGCTCAAGCCGGAGAAGTTCTGA
- a CDS encoding Lcl C-terminal domain-containing protein — translation MNKRVRVHIASILAGAGCAVVLWSPGSLAEQSAARFTLVLEGAAVKDASTGLIWEQDPDREHDVWSRSIERCKAKEVGGRHTWRAPSVDELKSLIDQSQHDPALPPGHPFSNIKSEIYWTATPDPKDDIVAWQVSFFSGEPVTDQKSGTRRMWCVLDEPKP, via the coding sequence ATGAACAAGCGAGTACGCGTTCACATCGCATCCATACTGGCGGGAGCGGGGTGTGCAGTGGTGCTCTGGTCGCCTGGAAGTCTTGCGGAACAGAGCGCGGCTCGGTTCACGCTCGTGCTGGAGGGTGCCGCCGTCAAAGATGCCAGCACCGGCCTGATTTGGGAGCAGGATCCGGATCGGGAACATGACGTCTGGAGCCGGTCGATCGAGCGCTGCAAGGCGAAGGAAGTAGGAGGGCGGCACACGTGGCGCGCTCCGTCCGTCGACGAGCTGAAAAGCCTGATCGACCAGTCGCAGCACGATCCGGCGCTGCCGCCGGGCCATCCCTTTTCAAACATCAAGTCCGAGATCTACTGGACGGCGACGCCGGATCCCAAGGACGACATCGTCGCCTGGCAGGTCAGTTTCTTCAGCGGTGAGCCCGTGACCGACCAGAAGTCCGGCACCCGCCGCATGTGGTGCGTCCTCGACGAACCGAAACCCTGA
- a CDS encoding acetate uptake transporter has product MSEAEEHRRRIDVLAIGLFGLAVGALTLGVAQVGGIPESNQVGTLVIALIFGGVVQILAGITDIRYHEQLGGTALTMYGFFWLTVCSAKLVSESTSFHLDMVLYAPINFVYAAFSAVMVYLTAYRNATLCMLHFVITITFSSTVLVQLGLLTETPPGLLHIIVGLMAFYHAVASLTQAFTGRQLVPLGPALLHQRGALPI; this is encoded by the coding sequence ATGAGCGAAGCGGAAGAGCACCGTCGACGAATTGACGTATTGGCCATCGGGTTGTTCGGCCTTGCTGTCGGAGCCTTGACGTTGGGCGTGGCCCAGGTGGGCGGTATCCCCGAATCGAACCAAGTCGGAACGCTCGTGATCGCACTGATCTTCGGCGGGGTCGTTCAGATTTTGGCGGGGATTACGGACATCCGGTATCACGAGCAACTCGGAGGCACCGCGCTGACCATGTACGGATTTTTTTGGCTTACGGTCTGCTCGGCCAAACTGGTCAGCGAAAGCACGTCCTTCCACCTCGACATGGTCCTGTATGCGCCGATCAATTTCGTGTACGCCGCCTTCTCCGCCGTGATGGTCTATCTCACGGCCTATCGCAACGCCACGCTCTGCATGCTGCACTTCGTCATCACCATCACGTTCTCCTCGACGGTCCTCGTCCAGCTCGGCCTGCTGACCGAGACGCCTCCCGGTCTGCTCCATATCATCGTGGGACTGATGGCCTTCTATCATGCGGTGGCCAGTCTGACGCAGGCCTTTACGGGCCGTCAGCTGGTGCCGCTGGGACCCGCGTTACTGCATCAAAGAGGGGCCCTTCCGATTTGA
- a CDS encoding site-2 protease family protein, with translation MEPVDGHQSIPFTDREDSRRGAGPVAPTDEPDLDAADEPSVFSQWILPLLLLCLTIFTTLWAGAYQAYSGMVGGPVDFLLTHPAGLWKGVPFAGTLLFILVTHELGHYVLSKIHRVPASLPLFIPGPPHFIGTFGAIIRMRGPILNRRALFDIGVAGPLAGFVVAVIALIIGLGFSQVVDRNATFGLQLGEPLLLQFLSWVVIGSLPPEADVVLHPVAFAAWFGLFVTSLNLIPIGQLDGGHVAYALWGPRQRTMAFAIVPVLIVLGFVGWPGWFVWAFMAGLWGLGHPPVRNPNVPLGTARMIVGWLTLLVFVVTFAPIPFSFH, from the coding sequence ATGGAACCTGTCGACGGCCATCAGTCGATTCCCTTCACGGACCGCGAGGACTCCCGACGTGGAGCAGGCCCCGTTGCGCCGACCGACGAGCCGGACCTCGATGCCGCCGACGAACCGTCAGTCTTCTCCCAGTGGATCCTTCCTCTGCTGCTGCTCTGCCTCACGATCTTCACGACATTGTGGGCCGGCGCGTACCAGGCCTACAGCGGAATGGTGGGAGGTCCGGTCGATTTTCTCCTGACCCATCCGGCCGGGCTCTGGAAAGGAGTGCCGTTTGCGGGGACGCTGTTGTTCATCCTCGTCACTCACGAGCTCGGGCACTATGTGTTGTCGAAAATTCATCGCGTTCCCGCCTCGCTGCCCCTCTTCATCCCTGGCCCGCCGCATTTTATCGGAACGTTCGGCGCCATCATCCGCATGCGCGGACCGATCCTCAATCGCCGGGCGCTGTTCGATATCGGCGTCGCGGGACCTCTTGCCGGTTTCGTCGTCGCGGTGATTGCGCTGATTATAGGACTCGGCTTCTCCCAGGTCGTGGACCGGAACGCCACGTTCGGACTGCAGTTGGGAGAGCCGCTCCTGCTGCAGTTTCTCTCCTGGGTCGTGATCGGCTCGCTCCCGCCTGAGGCGGATGTCGTCCTGCATCCCGTGGCCTTTGCCGCCTGGTTCGGTCTCTTCGTGACGTCCTTGAATCTTATTCCCATCGGGCAGCTCGACGGCGGACATGTCGCCTATGCGTTGTGGGGCCCGCGGCAGCGCACGATGGCGTTTGCCATTGTGCCGGTATTGATCGTCCTCGGATTCGTCGGATGGCCCGGCTGGTTCGTATGGGCGTTCATGGCCGGTCTGTGGGGTCTTGGACATCCTCCGGTCCGGAATCCGAACGTGCCGCTCGGCACGGCCAGAATGATCGTGGGATGGCTGACCCTGCTGGTCTTCGTCGTCACCTTCGCGCCGATTCCCTTTTCCTTTCATTAA
- a CDS encoding MBL fold metallo-hydrolase: MPTARCTGYLMPLEDDLSDILKKARGGLGLSVREVAVASGLSEADVTGLERGHKPPDRRTVRALAGVLALKPDPLVGMAIENWRPADRQKLPWVETVYGSVGGYGVQGYLLHDDGEALIVDTGYNAPAMISALNERRLRLVGICLTHGHSDHARGIEELLAHREVPVYLGNDDRSLLDWRPRAGLLTSPHDGLVVRVGARTVRCLATPGHTAGGICYQADDQEQPTCFVGDTLFAGSIGRSNPFTLYETHLDSVRRRLLTLPGDVRLLPGHGPGTTVAEEREHNPFASLG; encoded by the coding sequence GTGCCGACGGCAAGATGCACCGGATACCTCATGCCGCTGGAAGACGATCTGAGCGACATCCTGAAGAAGGCCCGCGGAGGGCTTGGTCTTTCGGTTCGCGAGGTCGCGGTCGCATCCGGGTTGAGCGAGGCGGACGTCACCGGACTCGAACGGGGACACAAGCCGCCGGATCGCCGAACGGTTCGGGCATTGGCCGGAGTTCTGGCCCTCAAGCCCGATCCGCTCGTCGGCATGGCGATCGAGAACTGGCGGCCGGCCGACCGGCAGAAGCTCCCGTGGGTCGAAACCGTCTACGGATCAGTCGGGGGATACGGCGTGCAAGGCTACCTGCTCCATGACGATGGTGAGGCCCTGATCGTCGATACGGGCTACAACGCACCGGCCATGATCTCGGCACTCAACGAGCGCCGTTTACGCCTGGTCGGCATCTGCTTGACCCACGGCCATTCCGACCATGCCAGGGGAATCGAGGAGTTGCTGGCTCATCGCGAGGTGCCCGTGTATCTCGGAAATGACGACCGCAGCCTCCTGGATTGGCGGCCGCGGGCCGGACTTCTCACGTCGCCCCATGACGGCTTGGTCGTCAGAGTGGGAGCCAGAACGGTCCGATGTCTCGCCACGCCGGGTCACACCGCCGGCGGGATCTGCTACCAGGCGGATGATCAGGAGCAGCCGACCTGTTTCGTCGGTGACACACTCTTTGCCGGTTCGATCGGGCGCTCGAATCCCTTCACCCTGTACGAGACCCATCTCGATTCGGTCCGCCGCCGTCTCCTGACGCTTCCGGGCGATGTCCGCCTGCTGCCGGGACATGGTCCGGGGACGACCGTGGCCGAAGAGCGGGAGCATAACCCCTTCGCCTCCCTCGGTTGA
- a CDS encoding GYD domain-containing protein has product MVTYVMLLSWTDQGIKNVKDSPKRLDAVKKLAKELGGEVRSFYMTLGQYDLVLILDMPNNDKQAAFALKLGSSGNVRSTTLKAFPEEDYRRILGTLV; this is encoded by the coding sequence ATGGTGACCTATGTCATGCTGCTCAGCTGGACGGATCAGGGGATCAAGAACGTGAAAGATTCGCCGAAGCGGCTGGATGCCGTGAAGAAACTGGCAAAGGAGTTGGGCGGCGAGGTCAGATCCTTTTACATGACGTTGGGACAATATGATCTGGTGCTCATCCTCGACATGCCGAACAACGACAAACAGGCCGCGTTTGCGCTGAAGCTCGGCTCGTCGGGAAACGTCCGCTCGACGACGCTGAAAGCCTTTCCCGAAGAGGACTACCGCCGCATCCTCGGCACGCTCGTCTAG
- a CDS encoding M16 family metallopeptidase, whose translation MTRVNGVRSTMRWAGCALGAAAVAFLLPLIVAAGGDAPTADPRVMKFDPVEFTPPDPDRVVFENGMVVYLLEDHELPLITLSATLRTGAWLDPGEKVGLAALTGTVMRTGGGGTRSAEQVDQELEQFAGDVGIAIGRLSGSASLDVLNKDFKRGLDIFAGLIRSPSFEPARLELAKLQAIEGIRRRQDNPGSIVSREFLKQLYGSDHPSARESTVESIRRITRADLVAFHGKTVYPNGMILGVTGDFRRDDMLAMLRATFGDWKKGDVPDLKIPDARESTGSAPAIRFVGKETSQTHLRVGHLSIKETDPDYAALALANDILGGSSFRSRLFNDVRTKRGLAYSVGSRLTAGVHDQGIWLMRAETKLPSTQEVITRFVANLERIRTDVVSEEELAEAKEAYVNSFVFSFPNSAAVVNRLIELEYDGLPKDFLQQLRARVVALKREELLAAARKHLHPDRLTIVAVGPGGALPKMLSGFGDVKEIRLEPES comes from the coding sequence ATGACGCGTGTGAATGGCGTGCGATCGACCATGCGGTGGGCCGGATGCGCATTGGGAGCGGCCGCGGTCGCATTCCTGCTTCCGCTGATCGTCGCCGCGGGCGGCGATGCGCCGACCGCCGATCCGAGGGTGATGAAGTTCGATCCGGTCGAATTCACCCCGCCCGATCCGGACCGGGTGGTGTTCGAGAACGGGATGGTGGTCTATCTTCTCGAGGACCATGAATTGCCGTTGATCACCCTCTCTGCGACGCTGCGCACCGGGGCGTGGCTCGATCCGGGGGAGAAAGTGGGGCTGGCCGCGCTTACGGGCACGGTCATGCGCACCGGCGGCGGCGGCACGCGTTCGGCCGAACAGGTGGATCAGGAACTCGAGCAGTTCGCCGGCGACGTGGGTATTGCCATCGGACGGCTCTCCGGTTCCGCCTCCCTCGACGTCTTGAACAAGGATTTCAAGCGCGGCCTCGACATCTTCGCGGGGCTGATCCGGTCTCCTTCCTTCGAACCGGCGCGACTGGAACTCGCCAAGCTTCAAGCGATCGAAGGCATCCGGCGGCGACAGGACAATCCCGGGTCGATTGTCAGCCGTGAATTCCTCAAACAGCTCTACGGTTCCGACCATCCGAGCGCCAGGGAGAGCACGGTCGAGTCCATCCGCCGGATCACGCGCGCCGACCTCGTGGCCTTTCACGGAAAGACCGTCTATCCGAACGGCATGATCCTGGGCGTGACCGGCGACTTCCGCAGGGACGATATGCTGGCGATGCTGCGGGCGACCTTTGGCGACTGGAAAAAGGGAGACGTGCCGGATTTGAAAATTCCCGATGCCAGGGAGTCAACGGGCTCGGCGCCCGCGATCCGGTTCGTCGGCAAGGAAACCTCGCAGACGCATCTTCGAGTCGGCCATCTGTCCATCAAGGAGACCGATCCGGACTATGCGGCCTTGGCCTTGGCCAACGATATTCTCGGCGGAAGTTCGTTCCGGAGCCGCCTGTTCAACGACGTCCGGACCAAGCGGGGGTTGGCCTATTCGGTCGGGAGCCGTCTCACCGCGGGGGTGCACGATCAGGGCATCTGGCTGATGCGGGCTGAAACCAAGCTGCCGTCGACCCAGGAGGTGATCACCCGGTTCGTGGCCAATCTCGAGCGCATCCGCACCGACGTGGTGTCGGAGGAGGAGCTGGCCGAAGCGAAGGAAGCGTACGTCAACTCGTTCGTCTTTTCGTTTCCAAATTCCGCCGCCGTCGTCAATCGATTGATCGAGCTGGAATACGACGGATTACCGAAGGATTTTCTGCAGCAGTTGCGCGCCCGCGTCGTCGCGCTCAAGCGGGAAGAACTGCTGGCGGCGGCGCGGAAACATCTTCATCCTGACCGGCTGACGATCGTGGCCGTCGGACCGGGCGGCGCGCTGCCGAAGATGTTGTCCGGATTCGGGGATGTCAAGGAAATCAGGCTTGAGCCGGAAAGTTAA
- a CDS encoding M16 family metallopeptidase has protein sequence MKRWISGAKHACLAAAMVLALGQPGPVAAASSGLAERVIEHKLANGLTVLMVERHQTPIVSINMTFSVGGVNEQVGQTGLAHLYEHMAFKGTRTIGTKDYAKEKPILDELSRAGTELEQRQREAARRSQERPAGPDELAAIAALQQRVKDLQDQAAQYVSGNEMALLYQRHGGVGLNAATGKDLTRYMINLPSNRLPLWAAIEADRMANPVLREFYKERGVVMEERRLRNDDSPSGLLFETFTSAAFRAHPYGVPTIGWESDILSLTPATTEEFFKTYYGPGRATIGIVGDINPKDVIALIERTFGKIPAAPPPPQIVTVEPPQRGERRVEVEFDAEPSLAIGFHKPALGHPDDYVFDVIDEILTDGLTSRLYTKLVLGGRLASAVNSDANYPGVRAPNLFVLQATPLAPHTAAEVEAAILAELERLKREPVTTTELEKVLNNLDADMVRALRSNSGLASQLALYQTVAGDWRYMLNARDKIAAVMPADIQRVASEYFTKSNRTVATLVKTVAVKQAAAVSASEVTR, from the coding sequence GTGAAACGATGGATCTCGGGGGCGAAGCACGCCTGCCTGGCGGCGGCGATGGTGCTTGCCCTCGGGCAGCCTGGTCCCGTTGCTGCGGCCTCTTCCGGATTGGCCGAGCGGGTCATCGAGCATAAGTTGGCCAACGGTTTGACGGTGCTCATGGTCGAGCGCCACCAGACGCCCATCGTCTCGATCAACATGACGTTCTCGGTCGGCGGGGTCAACGAACAGGTCGGACAGACCGGACTCGCACATTTATACGAGCACATGGCCTTCAAGGGGACCAGGACGATCGGGACCAAGGACTACGCCAAAGAAAAGCCGATCCTCGATGAGTTGTCGCGCGCCGGCACGGAGCTCGAGCAGCGGCAGCGCGAAGCGGCCCGGCGATCACAAGAGCGCCCGGCCGGACCGGACGAACTCGCCGCCATCGCGGCCTTGCAGCAGCGCGTGAAGGATCTGCAGGACCAGGCCGCCCAGTACGTGTCCGGCAACGAAATGGCGCTGCTCTACCAGCGGCACGGCGGGGTGGGATTGAACGCGGCGACCGGGAAGGACCTGACCCGGTACATGATCAATCTGCCCTCCAATCGCTTGCCACTGTGGGCGGCAATCGAGGCCGATCGCATGGCCAACCCCGTCCTCCGTGAATTTTACAAGGAGCGGGGCGTGGTCATGGAAGAACGGCGCCTGCGCAACGACGACAGCCCGAGCGGGCTGCTCTTTGAAACCTTTACCTCGGCCGCCTTCCGCGCCCACCCCTACGGGGTTCCGACGATCGGATGGGAATCGGACATTCTGTCCTTGACGCCGGCTACCACGGAAGAGTTTTTCAAGACCTATTACGGTCCCGGCCGCGCCACGATCGGCATCGTGGGCGACATCAATCCGAAGGACGTGATCGCCTTGATCGAACGGACGTTCGGGAAGATTCCCGCTGCACCGCCGCCGCCGCAGATCGTGACGGTCGAGCCGCCGCAGCGAGGCGAGCGCCGGGTGGAAGTGGAGTTCGACGCGGAGCCTTCCTTGGCCATCGGCTTTCACAAACCGGCTCTGGGGCATCCAGATGATTACGTGTTCGACGTGATCGATGAAATCCTGACGGACGGACTGACATCGCGCCTGTACACCAAACTGGTCCTGGGCGGCAGACTGGCCTCAGCGGTCAATTCGGACGCCAATTATCCGGGCGTGCGCGCGCCCAATCTGTTCGTGCTGCAGGCGACTCCGCTGGCCCCCCACACGGCGGCGGAGGTCGAGGCCGCAATCCTGGCCGAATTGGAGCGGCTCAAGCGCGAGCCGGTGACCACGACGGAATTGGAGAAGGTGCTCAACAATCTTGACGCGGACATGGTCCGCGCCTTGCGCTCCAACAGCGGGCTTGCTTCCCAACTCGCCCTGTATCAGACGGTGGCGGGGGACTGGCGATACATGCTCAACGCACGGGACAAGATCGCGGCGGTCATGCCGGCGGACATTCAACGCGTGGCCTCCGAATATTTCACCAAATCGAATCGAACCGTGGCGACGCTGGTCAAGACAGTCGCGGTCAAACAAGCGGCCGCGGTGTCGGCCAGTGAGGTGACTCGATGA
- a CDS encoding HAD family hydrolase, whose product MGKTPVDLLIFDLDGTLIESKWDIAASVNLTLAELGLPQRPLEEIFGFVGDGVKKLLRQAVGDDNPDRFDEALRVFRGHYLAHCLDRTRFYPGIERMLQHFGRTSKAVATNKSIEFTNVILQGLGAQHFQFVVGGDNGFGLKPEPGMLRHIMERLNASPERTVLVGDSTNDINGGHNAGIRVCAVGYGMGNRERMTACRPDWFIERPEELMEIFE is encoded by the coding sequence ATGGGAAAGACGCCGGTCGACTTGCTGATATTCGATCTGGACGGTACGCTGATCGAATCGAAATGGGACATCGCCGCGTCCGTGAACTTGACGCTGGCCGAACTGGGATTGCCGCAGCGCCCGCTCGAGGAGATTTTCGGTTTCGTCGGGGACGGGGTGAAGAAGTTGCTCAGACAGGCGGTGGGAGACGACAACCCGGACCGATTCGACGAAGCCCTGCGGGTCTTTCGGGGGCATTACTTGGCGCATTGCCTCGATCGCACGCGTTTCTATCCGGGCATCGAGCGGATGTTGCAACATTTCGGGCGTACCAGCAAGGCGGTGGCCACCAACAAGTCCATCGAATTCACCAACGTCATTCTACAGGGCCTGGGCGCTCAACACTTCCAATTCGTCGTCGGCGGCGACAACGGATTCGGCCTCAAGCCTGAGCCGGGGATGCTGCGGCACATCATGGAGCGCCTGAACGCGTCGCCGGAGCGGACCGTGTTGGTGGGGGACAGCACCAACGACATCAACGGCGGCCATAATGCCGGAATCCGGGTCTGCGCGGTCGGCTACGGTATGGGAAACCGGGAGCGCATGACCGCCTGCCGTCCCGACTGGTTCATTGAACGACCGGAGGAACTCATGGAGATTTTCGAATGA
- the pyk gene encoding pyruvate kinase, with protein MRKAKIVCTIGPASESLDVLSRLIEQGMDAARLNFSHGTHDSHRRAIRSIREAAASRQAAVAIIQDVQGPRIRVDEVGEKGLDVAPGQSVRLQTALARSGGQLAAASGAPAGGQIDIPVSYPHLARDVRPGGRILIDDGLIELTVTRIAGGAVECLVVTGGRITSHKGINLPGTNVSAPTLTDKDREDIRFGVAAGVDYVALSFVRGPEDIAAAKQLVAACGRDVPIIAKIERVEAVNALPAILDAADGVMIARGDLGVEMGAEAVPVLQKRIIVEANHRRRLVITATQMLESMTQRASPTRAEASDVANAVFDGTDAVMLSAETAIGRYPVETVRVMDRIVRAAEEGIAASASRRRDADGDARSCSEAICTAASTAASAITASAIVAFSELGSTARLISKQRPVAPIIAFTPFEPIRQRMALYWGVTPHCMHQIAQTDERVHEAERRLKAEGIVKPGERIVILSGTRIGQPGGTNLMKLHEVP; from the coding sequence ATGAGAAAAGCGAAGATCGTCTGCACGATCGGCCCGGCCAGTGAGTCGTTGGACGTCCTGAGCCGCCTCATCGAACAGGGGATGGACGCGGCGCGCCTGAATTTCTCCCACGGCACGCACGACTCGCATCGCCGAGCCATCCGCTCCATTCGAGAAGCCGCCGCCAGCCGGCAGGCTGCGGTCGCCATCATTCAAGACGTTCAAGGGCCGCGCATCAGGGTGGACGAGGTCGGCGAGAAGGGCCTGGACGTGGCGCCCGGGCAATCGGTCCGATTGCAGACGGCCCTGGCCCGGTCCGGGGGCCAGCTGGCTGCCGCGTCCGGAGCGCCGGCCGGTGGACAGATCGACATTCCCGTGAGCTATCCACACCTGGCTCGCGACGTGAGGCCGGGGGGCCGCATTCTCATCGACGACGGCCTGATCGAGTTGACCGTGACGCGAATCGCCGGCGGCGCGGTCGAGTGTCTGGTCGTCACCGGCGGCCGCATCACCTCGCACAAGGGCATCAACCTGCCCGGAACGAACGTCAGCGCGCCCACGCTGACGGACAAGGACCGCGAGGACATCCGGTTCGGAGTCGCGGCGGGCGTGGATTATGTGGCGCTGTCGTTCGTCCGTGGACCGGAGGATATTGCAGCCGCGAAGCAGCTGGTGGCAGCCTGCGGGCGGGATGTGCCGATTATCGCCAAGATCGAACGCGTCGAGGCCGTAAATGCGTTGCCCGCCATCCTGGACGCCGCTGACGGCGTCATGATCGCGCGCGGCGACTTGGGCGTCGAAATGGGAGCCGAAGCCGTACCTGTTCTGCAGAAGCGCATTATCGTGGAAGCCAACCACCGCCGCCGGCTGGTCATTACGGCAACCCAGATGTTGGAATCCATGACCCAGCGCGCCAGCCCGACCAGGGCGGAAGCGTCCGACGTCGCCAACGCGGTGTTCGACGGCACTGACGCCGTGATGCTGTCGGCGGAAACGGCCATCGGCCGCTATCCGGTCGAAACGGTTCGGGTCATGGACCGGATCGTCCGGGCCGCGGAGGAGGGGATCGCGGCATCGGCCTCGCGCAGGCGTGACGCGGACGGCGACGCCCGGTCCTGTTCGGAGGCCATCTGTACCGCGGCGTCGACGGCCGCCTCGGCCATCACGGCCAGCGCGATCGTGGCATTCAGCGAGTTGGGCTCGACGGCGCGATTGATTTCCAAACAGCGGCCCGTCGCGCCGATCATTGCGTTTACGCCGTTCGAACCCATTCGCCAGCGGATGGCGCTCTATTGGGGCGTGACGCCGCATTGCATGCACCAGATCGCGCAAACGGACGAACGCGTCCACGAGGCGGAGCGACGCTTGAAGGCTGAGGGGATCGTGAAGCCGGGTGAACGGATCGTCATCCTGTCGGGCACGCGGATCGGGCAGCCGGGAGGCACGAATCTCATGAAGCTGCACGAGGTCCCATGA